The DNA region ATATTGGAAAAGTAAACGATGTCGTGCTTGAAGTAAACGAGAAAAAAGCAACGGGTCTTGCTGCCACAAAATTAAATCCCAATATGTTTGATTCGGGAAGCAAAGGCGTAGTCGTCCCGTTCAGGTGGGTTGTAGCAGTTGCGGATGTTGTTCTTATAAGGCATGTCAAAGACCAGTTCAAGAAACCCGAAGAGGTTTCTGAAGAGTATGATATCCCCCAGGATGATGAGGAACAATAATAAATCTTGAATGATGATTTTTCAGAAAATGAAATGAAAGAGAGGGAAATATATTCCCACCTCCGGGTATTTCCTCCTTTTGCCGTAAGGATCGATGGCAGGGGTTTTCGTCGCGCGCTTGGGTTGCTGGGACTTTTAAAACCCTATGATGAAAGATTTGCCCATGCGATGGCGGACTCAATAGAGTTATTTTTTAAGGAAAGCGGCCTGAATCCACTTTTTGCTTTTACATTTTCAGATGAGATATCCTTCTTTTTCTATGAGATGCCCTATAATAACAGGATCGAGAAAATTGACTCCATTATCCCTGCATTTGTTTCCTCTGCGCTTACAATCCGGTTGAAGCTTGAAAAACCTGTTTCCTTTGATTCAAGGATTGTCATTCTTGGAAAAGAAGACATTTACAAATATCTCTTGTGGAGGCAGGCTGAAACCTGGAGAAATCATATGAGTTCCTACGGATATTACACGCTGTTAAAATCCGGAATGAGCGAAAATGAAGCTGCAATGAGCCTGAAAAATATGAAGGCAAGCCAGGTCCATGAGCTTGTATTCAGTCATGGGATCAATCTTGCAGAAACACCACGCTGGCAGCGATGCGGCATAATGGTTTACAGGGAATCCCATGAAAAAACCGGTTTTAATCCACTAAAACAAAAGGAAGTTAAAACAAAAAGGAGAAGAATAAAACAGGATTGGAATCTACCAATTTTCAAGACTGAAGAAGGAAGAAAGCTTATCAAAAGGCTTGTTTCATGATTTTTATAAATTGTAATCAAATAATCTTTTCTGGTTTCTATTGAATTTAAATAAAATATTTTTCGAAGTTTCCCACGAACTACGAGCAAAAGAAGGGAGAGAATCATGGTCATTCACCCATTGTTCAAGGAACCTGATAGTTTTTGCATCAGAAGGATAACCGCTTCCTATTTCCAGTCCCAGTTCGTTTTCGATTTGTTTTACAAGCAAGTCCCTCCGGACTTTTGCAAGTATAGAAGCAGCCGATACGATAGGGTATTTAATATCTGCTTTATGTTCTGAAGTGATCATTATTTCCCCTGGATATTTATATTTCATCCTGATATTTTTACCAAATCGTTTCGCAATTACATCCGCAGCATCTACAAAAGCATGATCAGGTCTTAATTCCTCAAGGACTTTTGTAAATGAGGCGACCATTATTTCATTCATAGTCATTATCTTCCTGAGCTCATCTATCCTGGAAGA from Candidatus Methanoperedens sp. includes:
- a CDS encoding ribonuclease HII — protein: MISGVDEAGKGPVLGPMCVAGILLDKRKIGELSRIGVKDSKQLTAKKREALAGKIKELAEKYFILEITSSRIDELRKIMTMNEIMVASFTKVLEELRPDHAFVDAADVIAKRFGKNIRMKYKYPGEIMITSEHKADIKYPIVSAASILAKVRRDLLVKQIENELGLEIGSGYPSDAKTIRFLEQWVNDHDSLPSFARSSWETSKNILFKFNRNQKRLFDYNL
- a CDS encoding photosystem reaction center subunit H — translated: MQAEVSTLFGLNIYTEKGVYIGKVNDVVLEVNEKKATGLAATKLNPNMFDSGSKGVVVPFRWVVAVADVVLIRHVKDQFKKPEEVSEEYDIPQDDEEQ
- a CDS encoding tRNA 5'-guanylyltransferase yields the protein MKEREIYSHLRVFPPFAVRIDGRGFRRALGLLGLLKPYDERFAHAMADSIELFFKESGLNPLFAFTFSDEISFFFYEMPYNNRIEKIDSIIPAFVSSALTIRLKLEKPVSFDSRIVILGKEDIYKYLLWRQAETWRNHMSSYGYYTLLKSGMSENEAAMSLKNMKASQVHELVFSHGINLAETPRWQRCGIMVYRESHEKTGFNPLKQKEVKTKRRRIKQDWNLPIFKTEEGRKLIKRLVS